In Amycolatopsis sp. FBCC-B4732, the genomic stretch CTGATCGTCGGCGTGCTCGCCACGCTGATCGGCGTGCTGCTCGGCGTCATCATCGGCGGTCTCGCGGGCGCGTTCGGCGGCTGGGTCGACACCGTCCTCATGCGACTGGTCGACGTCATGCTGTCGTTCCCGTCGCTGCTGCTGGCCATCTCGATCGCGGCGCTGTTCTCGAAGCCGAGCCAGTGGACGGTCATCCTCGCCGTGTCGATGGTCGGTGTGCCGATCTTCGCGCGGCTGCTGCGCGGTTCCATGCTGGCCCAGCGCGACGCCGATCACGTGCTGGCGGCGACGTCGCTGGGTGTGAAGCGCGGGACGATCGTGTTCCGGCACATGCTGCCGAACTCGCTCGGCCCGGTCATCGTGCAGGCGACGCTGACGCTGGCGACCGCCATCCTCGAGGCCGCGGCGCTGTCGTTCCTCGGTCTGGGCGACCCGGACCCGTCGCGGGCGGAGTGGGGGCTGATGCTCGGCAAGGCCGCGCGCCAGTTCCTCGACATCCGCCCCGAGCTCGCGTACTACCCGGCCATCGCGATCATCATCGTCGCGCTCGGGTTCACGCTGCTCGGCGAGTCCCTCCGCGAAGCCCTCGACCCGAAGAACAGGCGGTGAAAACCCATGGCACTCCTTGAAGTCCGCGACCTCACGGTCGATTTCGTCCGGCGCGGCGAGAAGCCGTTCACCGCGGTGAACGGGGTCAGCTTCGACGTCGAACCCGGCCAGACGGTCGGCCTGGTCGGCGAGTCCGGCTGCGGCAAGTCGGTGACGTCGCTGGCGATCATGCGGCTGCTGGCCCGGCGCGGCAACAAGGTCAGCGGCTCGGTGCGCTTCGAAGGCACCGACCTGCTCACGTTGTCCGACC encodes the following:
- a CDS encoding ABC transporter permease; this encodes MNTLLNKKKEPIDKLAAASGRSIGGEAFRRMLRSPVAITGGVITGLFFLLAIFAPLLAPKDPLDRSMQDQVQLGRGIIPGSMPGYPLGVDDFGRDFLSRLIVGAQQTLIVGVLATLIGVLLGVIIGGLAGAFGGWVDTVLMRLVDVMLSFPSLLLAISIAALFSKPSQWTVILAVSMVGVPIFARLLRGSMLAQRDADHVLAATSLGVKRGTIVFRHMLPNSLGPVIVQATLTLATAILEAAALSFLGLGDPDPSRAEWGLMLGKAARQFLDIRPELAYYPAIAIIIVALGFTLLGESLREALDPKNRR